A single genomic interval of Leptospira sp. WS60.C2 harbors:
- the htpG gene encoding molecular chaperone HtpG has translation MSAEEKGKISVETENIFPIIKKWLYSEKDIFLRELVSNASDAITKLKKISLSEEFEGGTDYRIDLNFDVDQRILTIEDNGIGMTIDEVKKYINQIAFSGATDFAKQYQNAENKAEIIGHFGLGFYSSFMVSKQVTIETKSYKAGQTGVMWASESGTDFSITTIDKTTRGTKISLYLDSESGEYLDKWKLKELIKKYCDFLPVAIYVQGEKANREKPLWSAEPSKITPEEYKDFYSYLFPFSGESLFHIHLNVDYPFRLQGILYFPKLTHELEASKNGIKLFCNHVFVSDNASELIPQFLTILKGTIDIPDLPLNVSRSYLQNDPLVKKISNHIIKKVADRLIDDFKKNRTKYEENWNDISIFVKYGVLTDEKFYDAMKDHLIFKNSENGFSTVSEYWEKNKEKNQNKIFYANETEMGSVYMQLLKSQGLEALLVDSKIDSHLIQHLETKNPDWKFQRVDSELADQVLDKESKSEIVNEANETESNRITKLFQSALPEEGVQIKVEALKSVEVPGVILLPEFMRRMTEMNSMLNREDTKSLLKSHTLMVNSKSPLVKSALQAFEGVNPEKGKKLARVIYDLSLLSAKVMDEKEVSEYTKRTTEFLQEIFSS, from the coding sequence ATGTCAGCTGAAGAAAAAGGTAAAATAAGTGTCGAAACAGAAAACATCTTCCCTATCATCAAAAAATGGCTCTATTCTGAAAAGGATATCTTTTTAAGAGAATTGGTTTCCAATGCGAGTGATGCCATTACAAAACTAAAAAAAATCTCTTTGAGTGAAGAATTTGAAGGAGGCACAGACTACAGAATTGATTTAAATTTTGATGTCGATCAGCGTATTCTCACCATAGAAGACAATGGAATTGGAATGACGATTGATGAAGTAAAAAAATACATCAATCAAATTGCTTTCTCGGGGGCTACCGACTTTGCTAAACAATACCAAAATGCCGAAAACAAAGCAGAAATCATCGGCCACTTTGGACTAGGTTTTTATTCATCCTTTATGGTTTCCAAACAAGTGACCATCGAAACCAAGTCCTACAAAGCAGGACAAACAGGCGTCATGTGGGCTAGTGAATCTGGAACAGACTTCTCCATTACGACCATAGACAAAACCACTCGTGGAACCAAAATCTCATTATATCTAGATAGCGAATCTGGAGAATATTTAGATAAGTGGAAACTCAAAGAATTAATCAAGAAGTATTGTGACTTTTTACCAGTTGCTATTTACGTGCAAGGGGAAAAAGCAAACCGAGAAAAACCACTCTGGTCTGCAGAACCCTCAAAGATCACACCGGAAGAATACAAAGACTTCTATTCTTACCTTTTCCCTTTCTCTGGAGAATCACTATTTCATATTCATCTTAACGTTGACTATCCGTTCCGCTTACAAGGAATTTTATATTTCCCAAAACTTACGCACGAATTAGAGGCTTCTAAAAATGGAATCAAACTATTTTGTAACCATGTATTTGTCAGCGATAATGCAAGCGAACTAATCCCACAGTTTTTAACGATCCTCAAAGGTACAATCGACATTCCTGATTTACCATTGAATGTTTCTAGATCTTACTTACAAAACGATCCATTGGTAAAAAAGATTTCCAACCACATCATCAAGAAAGTGGCTGACCGATTGATCGACGATTTCAAAAAAAATCGAACTAAGTATGAAGAAAATTGGAATGATATATCCATTTTCGTAAAATATGGTGTTTTGACGGATGAAAAATTCTATGATGCAATGAAAGATCATCTCATTTTCAAAAACTCTGAAAATGGATTTTCAACCGTTTCTGAATATTGGGAAAAAAACAAAGAAAAGAATCAGAATAAAATCTTTTATGCAAATGAAACAGAAATGGGATCTGTTTATATGCAACTTCTCAAATCCCAAGGTCTTGAAGCTTTATTAGTGGATTCAAAAATTGATTCTCATCTCATCCAACATTTAGAGACAAAGAATCCAGACTGGAAATTTCAGAGGGTGGACTCCGAACTTGCTGACCAAGTGTTAGACAAAGAATCCAAATCCGAAATCGTAAACGAAGCAAATGAAACGGAATCAAATCGTATTACAAAACTCTTCCAGTCTGCATTGCCAGAAGAGGGAGTTCAAATCAAAGTAGAAGCGCTTAAATCGGTAGAGGTTCCAGGAGTGATCCTTCTACCAGAATTTATGCGCAGAATGACAGAAATGAACTCAATGTTGAACCGTGAAGATACTAAATCATTGCTAAAATCCCATACTCTAATGGTAAACTCCAAATCACCGCTGGTAAAATCCGCCTTACAAGCGTTTGAAGGTGTGAATCCAGAAAAAGGCAAAAAGTTAGCACGAGTGATTTATGATCTTTCACTCCTTTCAGCCAAGGTAATGGACGAAAAAGAAGTCTCAGAATATACAAAAAGAACAACAGAATTTCTTCAGGAGATTTTTTCCTCCTAA